CGGGCGGAGGGCGCGGAAAAATTATGGCGCAACCCGCGTCGGGTCTAGCCTGCTAAAATGGAACGAATGAGGAGAGCCACCATGCGCAACAAAACGCTCGTACTCGTGCTCACATGGATCGGACTGGCCGCCCTGGCGCGCCTGCTGCCGCACCCGCCCAACGTCACCCCGGTGGCGGCGATGGCGCTCTTCGCCGGCTGTTACCTGGCGGATCGGCGCTGGGCCTGCGCCGTGCCCTTGCTGGCGATGCTGCTGACCGACGTCGTGCTCGGTTTCCACAGCACCCAGCCTTACGTCTATGCGGCCTTCCTGCTGATGGTTGGGCTGGGGAGATGGCTGTCCCGGCATTACGCGACGGGCAACATCGTGCTCGCCAGCCTGTCGGGGTCGCTGCTTTTTTTCGCGCTCACCAATTACGGCGTGTGGGCGACGCAGAACATGTATCCGCACACGGCGGCGGGGCTTGTACTTTGCTACATCGCCGCGTTGCCGTTCTTCCACTACACCGCGCTGGGGGATTTGTT
This DNA window, taken from Gammaproteobacteria bacterium, encodes the following:
- a CDS encoding DUF6580 family putative transport protein; the protein is MRNKTLVLVLTWIGLAALARLLPHPPNVTPVAAMALFAGCYLADRRWACAVPLLAMLLTDVVLGFHSTQPYVYAAFLLMVGLGRWLSRHYATGNIVLASLSGSLLFFALTNYGVWATQNMYPHTAAGLVLCYIAALPFFHYTALGDLFYSALLFGTAALLLRPRAVNAAQSI